From the Desulfosarcina sp. BuS5 genome, one window contains:
- a CDS encoding ATP-binding protein has product MKIIICGKGGSGKSTITALLAQALQERKFNVVLIDADESNLGLHRLMGISAPVNIMDNLGGKKEFKKKMNSPLSGGIGELFRDNMKIDEIPADCVTQRSDISGGIKLLSIGKIHTSGEGCACPMGVLSKMILSKLALGDHDIILIDTGAGVEHFGRGIDLKCDLILSIVDPSFESFMLAKKMGDMADQAEIDLFFILNKVDDNVIEAMTAGIDQERVITKIPQNKSIFLKSLEGRELTEHIPEIDPVCSLIEKRRVETHG; this is encoded by the coding sequence ATGAAAATTATAATTTGCGGCAAAGGCGGAAGCGGCAAAAGCACAATAACAGCTTTGCTTGCACAGGCGCTTCAGGAGAGAAAGTTTAACGTTGTTCTGATTGATGCAGATGAATCAAATCTTGGTTTGCACCGGCTGATGGGCATTTCTGCGCCCGTTAACATTATGGACAATCTTGGAGGGAAAAAAGAGTTTAAAAAGAAGATGAACAGCCCGCTTTCAGGGGGTATTGGTGAATTATTCAGGGATAACATGAAAATAGACGAAATTCCCGCTGATTGCGTTACACAAAGGAGTGACATCAGCGGCGGCATCAAACTGCTCTCCATAGGGAAAATTCACACTTCAGGCGAAGGATGTGCGTGTCCCATGGGGGTGTTGTCCAAAATGATTCTTTCCAAACTTGCCCTTGGCGATCATGATATAATTCTCATTGATACGGGTGCAGGGGTCGAGCATTTCGGCCGGGGTATAGATTTAAAGTGCGATTTAATTCTAAGTATTGTTGACCCTTCCTTTGAATCATTCATGCTGGCAAAAAAGATGGGGGATATGGCGGATCAGGCAGAGATAGATTTATTTTTTATTTTGAATAAAGTGGATGATAATGTAATTGAAGCCATGACTGCGGGTATTGACCAGGAGAGGGTGATTACAAAAATACCCCAAAACAAATCCATTTTTCTGAAAAGTCTTGAAGGCCGGGAACTTACCGAACATATCCCGGAAATCGATCCGGTATGCAGTTTGATCGAAAAAAGAAGGGTTGAAACTCACGGTTAA
- a CDS encoding Mut7-C RNAse domain-containing protein, which produces MPFISINLSEAFFCFLSPGNRNRSIDYPGDRNASIKDIIESLGVPHTEIGRISVQDKEVDFTFIPKSRDAVKVYPVDVPFDVTISSLLRPEPLSRVSFFVDLNVGKLALLLRILGLDTESAPDLDDKEIALKVEKEKRILLSKDIGLLKRKNIIFGRHVRAIFPDDQLKEVLDHFGLKGPFDLFSLCLLCNRKTLIVNKEDIIDRLEPLTIKYFDHFKICPRCERIYWQGTHHEEMKKRLSRIGISTTPSLVNHTIDNG; this is translated from the coding sequence ATGCCGTTTATTTCAATAAACCTCTCTGAAGCTTTTTTCTGTTTCCTGTCACCCGGAAACCGTAACAGGAGTATAGATTATCCTGGAGACAGGAATGCTTCCATCAAAGATATAATAGAATCCCTCGGAGTCCCCCACACGGAAATAGGCCGTATATCCGTTCAAGATAAAGAGGTGGATTTCACTTTTATCCCAAAAAGCCGTGATGCAGTTAAAGTATATCCTGTAGATGTGCCGTTTGATGTAACCATCTCTTCCCTGCTCCGGCCTGAACCATTGAGCAGGGTTTCTTTTTTTGTGGATCTTAATGTGGGCAAGCTTGCTCTTTTATTGAGAATTCTGGGCCTTGACACGGAGTCCGCCCCTGATCTTGACGATAAGGAGATTGCTTTAAAGGTTGAGAAAGAAAAGAGAATCCTTCTGAGCAAGGACATAGGGCTCCTTAAAAGAAAGAATATTATATTCGGCAGGCATGTCAGGGCGATCTTTCCTGATGACCAGTTAAAAGAAGTTCTTGATCATTTTGGTCTGAAAGGGCCTTTTGACCTCTTTTCATTATGCCTGCTCTGCAACAGGAAAACATTAATAGTAAATAAAGAAGATATTATTGACCGACTGGAGCCTCTTACTATTAAATATTTCGATCATTTTAAAATATGTCCTCGCTGTGAGCGTATTTACTGGCAGGGAACTCATCATGAAGAAATGAAAAAAAGACTCTCCCGCATTGGTATTTCAACAACCCCTTCATTGGTCAACCATACAATTGATAATGGTTGA
- the bioB gene encoding biotin synthase BioB, which yields MLKFFEELTDRVLRGGEITCEEASRLMETDKQRDIIHLTGFANSIRDKFKGSLINVCAIINAKSGRCSEDCRFCSQSSLYSTTIDKYPLLEKDEIIAGARRADEYGINRFSIVVSGRDVKNSAEWESICGTIDEMRSIAGVDICASLGTLTKESAGDLKKAGLKRYHHNLETSESFFPSICTTHSYEVRAETVKAAKEAGMSVCCGGIFGLGETRAHRIELAFTLKELDVDSIPLNFLNPIPGTPLEKAKPLHPMEILKIIALFRFVNPTKGIRVCGGRDKNLRSVQSLIFAAGASGLMTGNYLTTAGSNVNDDMQMIEDLMLERI from the coding sequence GTGTTAAAATTTTTCGAAGAATTAACGGACAGGGTTCTCAGGGGCGGTGAGATAACTTGTGAGGAAGCCTCACGCCTGATGGAGACTGATAAACAGCGCGATATTATCCATTTAACCGGTTTTGCCAACAGCATCCGGGATAAGTTTAAGGGATCGCTTATTAATGTTTGCGCGATTATAAATGCAAAATCCGGCCGATGCAGTGAAGATTGCAGGTTTTGTTCCCAATCCTCCCTTTACAGCACGACAATCGATAAATATCCTTTGCTCGAAAAAGATGAAATTATCGCCGGGGCAAGGCGGGCGGATGAATACGGTATCAACAGATTCAGCATCGTAGTCAGCGGAAGGGATGTCAAAAATTCCGCTGAATGGGAATCTATCTGTGGAACCATTGATGAAATGCGCTCCATTGCAGGGGTGGATATCTGCGCTTCTCTCGGTACACTTACCAAGGAATCCGCAGGAGATTTAAAAAAGGCAGGTCTCAAAAGGTATCATCATAATCTTGAAACTTCAGAAAGCTTCTTTCCATCTATATGTACAACCCATTCTTACGAAGTCAGGGCAGAAACAGTAAAGGCGGCCAAAGAAGCCGGTATGTCCGTATGCTGCGGCGGTATTTTCGGCCTTGGCGAGACAAGAGCCCATAGGATCGAATTGGCTTTTACCTTAAAAGAGCTGGACGTCGATTCCATTCCTCTGAATTTCCTGAATCCAATTCCCGGCACCCCCCTTGAGAAGGCCAAGCCTCTCCATCCCATGGAAATATTAAAAATAATAGCCCTGTTCCGTTTTGTTAACCCCACCAAAGGAATCCGCGTATGCGGCGGAAGAGATAAAAACCTGAGGAGCGTCCAGTCTTTAATATTTGCTGCCGGCGCAAGCGGGCTCATGACCGGCAACTACCTCACAACTGCAGGAAGTAATGTTAATGATGATATGCAGATGATCGAAGACCTTATGCTGGAGAGGATTTAA
- the bioA gene encoding adenosylmethionine--8-amino-7-oxononanoate transaminase: MDTNKNLQFEHDDKKYIWHPFTQMMNYEKEKPLIIEKGKGSYLWDIYGNKYIDGISSLWVTTHGHGRKEIDDAIAAQAAMVSHSTLLGLSHPKAIELAKRLVEITPGGLNKVFYSESGSTAVEIALKIAFQYWQQSIDNTSKQKFISLSNAYHGDTIGSVSVGGIDLFHKIYHPLLFDTYKVAAVDCYRCSDGKAWPGCGLECLEQLEDTVKKRHHKTAALIIEPLVQGAAGMLISPPGYLKRVRELCTEYNILMIADEVAVGFGRTGKMFACEHENVQPDIITLGKGLTGGYLPLAVTMTTDKIYNAFLGQFDEFKAFFHGHTYTGNPLACSAALANLDIFEKDETLDNLQEKIAVLKAGLKRFSKLSHVGDIRQFGFMAGIELVADKKRKAPFPAGARTGVRVIREARKRGLIIRPLGDVIVLMPILAISPAELNELLEITFESIRNVTGE; the protein is encoded by the coding sequence ATGGATACCAATAAAAATCTACAATTTGAACATGATGATAAAAAATATATCTGGCACCCTTTTACCCAGATGATGAACTATGAAAAAGAAAAGCCCCTTATCATAGAAAAGGGTAAGGGCTCATATCTGTGGGATATTTATGGAAATAAATATATAGACGGCATATCATCTTTATGGGTTACTACTCACGGGCACGGCCGGAAAGAAATAGACGACGCGATTGCCGCCCAGGCGGCCATGGTATCACATTCCACACTGCTTGGTCTGTCACACCCAAAAGCAATTGAACTGGCAAAAAGGCTGGTGGAAATAACACCCGGGGGACTCAATAAGGTCTTTTACTCGGAAAGCGGCTCAACGGCAGTAGAAATTGCTTTAAAAATAGCATTTCAATACTGGCAGCAGTCTATTGACAATACCTCGAAGCAAAAATTTATTTCTCTCAGCAATGCTTATCATGGCGACACAATAGGAAGTGTGAGTGTAGGCGGCATTGACCTCTTCCATAAAATATATCACCCCTTACTTTTTGACACGTACAAGGTTGCAGCGGTTGATTGTTACAGGTGCAGTGATGGCAAAGCCTGGCCCGGCTGTGGCCTTGAATGTCTTGAGCAACTGGAAGATACTGTCAAAAAACGCCACCATAAGACTGCCGCGCTGATTATTGAACCTCTTGTTCAGGGAGCAGCCGGCATGCTTATCTCTCCGCCCGGTTATTTAAAAAGGGTCAGGGAGCTATGCACTGAATATAATATTCTAATGATCGCCGATGAAGTGGCGGTGGGCTTTGGCAGAACCGGCAAAATGTTCGCCTGTGAACATGAAAATGTCCAACCGGATATTATCACCCTGGGAAAAGGACTTACAGGAGGCTACCTCCCACTGGCGGTTACAATGACCACTGATAAAATATATAATGCTTTTTTAGGGCAATTTGATGAATTCAAGGCCTTTTTTCATGGTCATACCTATACAGGAAACCCCCTTGCATGCTCGGCCGCCCTGGCAAACCTCGATATTTTTGAAAAAGACGAAACCCTGGATAATCTCCAGGAAAAAATCGCTGTCTTAAAAGCAGGATTAAAACGGTTTTCAAAACTGTCCCATGTGGGAGATATAAGGCAATTCGGATTTATGGCCGGAATAGAGCTGGTGGCCGACAAAAAGAGAAAAGCGCCCTTCCCTGCCGGAGCCAGGACAGGTGTCAGGGTAATCCGGGAAGCCAGAAAACGCGGCTTGATCATAAGACCTTTGGGAGATGTTATCGTCCTGATGCCGATCCTGGCCATAAGTCCGGCAGAGCTGAATGAATTACTGGAAATAACCTTTGAATCGATCAGAAATGTAACCGGAGAGTAA
- the bioF gene encoding 8-amino-7-oxononanoate synthase — MLAHFQNELNRLKEKGLYRTLKKVTSPVDTTVTINGREVILFSSNNYLGLANHPALKKAAVSVLQNYGSGAGASRLISGNLEIHEELEQRIAAFKKCSAAIIFSTGYMANIGAITSLAGKNDLILSDQLNHASIIDGCRLSTAETKIYPHKDLAALEKILRQALSRHEKGGYNNIFFITDGIFSMDGDITPLPDLLKIADRYNAFVILDDAHATGVIGKNGGGTAEYFDLADNEHLIQIGTFSKAMGSLGGYVAGHELIIEFLRNRARSFIYSTALPPSVSASSIAAINILEKDKALLQSLQHNIDRFKKGITEIGYGSVEIETPIIPIIIGDADLTMEFADTLLKKGIYAPGIRPPTVPENQSRIRVSLMSSHTGDQIDTALSVFEEEGKRLEII; from the coding sequence ATGTTAGCACACTTTCAAAATGAACTGAACCGATTAAAAGAGAAAGGGCTCTACCGAACCCTAAAAAAAGTAACCAGCCCGGTTGATACCACCGTAACTATAAACGGCCGGGAAGTAATTCTTTTTTCTTCAAATAATTATCTCGGGCTGGCAAATCATCCTGCTTTAAAAAAAGCGGCTGTTTCTGTTTTACAAAATTATGGTTCCGGCGCCGGCGCTTCCAGGCTGATTTCCGGTAATCTGGAAATCCATGAGGAACTGGAGCAAAGGATCGCAGCTTTTAAAAAATGCAGCGCTGCCATTATCTTTTCCACAGGCTATATGGCAAATATAGGAGCCATTACTTCTCTGGCAGGTAAGAATGATCTTATCCTGAGCGATCAGCTCAACCATGCCAGTATTATCGACGGATGCAGGTTGAGTACGGCGGAAACAAAAATATATCCCCACAAGGATCTTGCAGCGCTTGAAAAAATCCTGAGGCAGGCCCTTAGCCGTCATGAGAAGGGCGGGTATAATAACATTTTTTTTATTACCGACGGTATTTTCAGTATGGACGGTGATATCACGCCCCTGCCTGACCTGTTGAAAATCGCAGACCGGTACAATGCCTTTGTAATCCTTGATGATGCCCATGCCACCGGTGTAATCGGGAAAAATGGAGGCGGAACAGCCGAATATTTCGATCTTGCCGACAATGAACATTTAATCCAGATCGGCACTTTCAGCAAGGCCATGGGAAGCCTGGGCGGCTATGTGGCCGGCCATGAATTAATTATAGAGTTCCTCAGGAACAGGGCCAGAAGTTTTATATACTCAACCGCTCTGCCTCCCAGCGTATCAGCTTCCTCAATTGCCGCCATAAATATTCTGGAAAAAGACAAAGCGCTGCTGCAATCCCTGCAACATAACATCGACAGATTCAAAAAAGGAATAACAGAGATTGGATACGGTTCCGTGGAAATAGAGACTCCGATCATACCGATTATAATCGGAGATGCGGATCTGACCATGGAATTTGCGGATACATTATTAAAAAAAGGGATCTATGCTCCCGGTATAAGGCCGCCTACTGTTCCTGAAAATCAAAGCAGAATCAGGGTAAGCCTGATGTCATCACACACGGGAGACCAGATCGACACAGCGCTTTCTGTTTTTGAGGAGGAAGGTAAGCGGTTGGAAATAATTTAG
- the bioD gene encoding dethiobiotin synthase, with product MTKGLFITGTDTDVGKTVVTAGLAGAIKARGFNVGVMKPAASGAARHAGRLISNDVAFLLKSINIQYDHNIAAPLTIEPPLAPLAASMLENIPVEPEKIFKAFDIMRQKHDFLLVEGIGGILVPLTEVYSIADLIKDMGLPLIIVARPGIGTINHTLLTINEAEKRGIEVKGFIINGMDFNQAGDAEKANPEIIKKISGKTLLGILPFDPKVNMEKLVMGDIVELTEKHLDLEQILR from the coding sequence ATGACTAAAGGTTTATTCATAACCGGCACTGATACGGATGTAGGCAAAACCGTTGTAACTGCCGGGCTTGCAGGAGCAATCAAGGCCAGAGGTTTCAATGTGGGCGTGATGAAGCCGGCAGCTTCAGGGGCCGCAAGGCATGCCGGCCGGCTCATATCGAATGATGTGGCCTTTCTTTTAAAGTCGATCAACATTCAGTATGACCATAACATTGCAGCTCCGTTGACAATTGAGCCCCCGCTGGCCCCGCTGGCTGCATCAATGCTGGAGAATATCCCGGTTGAACCGGAAAAAATTTTTAAAGCTTTTGATATAATGCGTCAAAAACATGATTTTCTTCTGGTTGAAGGGATAGGAGGGATCCTGGTCCCGCTGACGGAGGTCTATTCCATAGCAGATTTAATAAAAGATATGGGCCTTCCCCTGATTATTGTTGCCAGGCCTGGCATAGGCACAATCAACCATACACTCTTGACCATAAATGAAGCCGAAAAAAGAGGCATTGAAGTTAAGGGGTTTATTATAAACGGAATGGACTTTAACCAGGCCGGAGATGCCGAAAAGGCAAACCCTGAAATCATCAAAAAAATATCCGGCAAGACTCTGCTTGGAATTCTTCCTTTTGATCCCAAAGTAAATATGGAAAAACTTGTCATGGGAGACATTGTGGAATTAACTGAAAAACATTTGGATCTGGAACAGATACTGCGCTAA
- a CDS encoding acyl-CoA dehydrogenase family protein: MDFKLTTEQKMLRKAVRDFAETAIKPLVQELDEKEEFSYETMKMMAELGLFGMFVSPGYGGQGIDYISYIIACEELARVDASHAATVVAGNSLGIGPLYYFANDEQKKKYLPKLCSGEALWGFGLTEPNAGSDAGNTETTAVLDGNEWVINGNKIFITNAGTDITLGSTILCRTGTRDDGKPELSCIIVENGTPGFTTKIMHGKMMWRSSNTNELYFDDCRVPKDNLVGPIGNGFHQMMQTLDGGRLSIGAMGLGGAQGCFDMALKYSNKRKQFGKPISKFQVNSFKLADMAMEIECARLLLYKACWLRQNNEPFSKIAAMAKLYSSEVMSRCADHAVQLFGGYGLMKEYDIERFYRDQKLLEIGEGTSEVQRIVISRLIGAA, from the coding sequence ATGGATTTTAAGCTTACAACGGAACAGAAGATGCTGCGTAAAGCGGTGCGTGATTTTGCTGAAACCGCTATCAAACCGCTTGTTCAAGAGCTTGACGAAAAAGAGGAGTTCTCCTATGAAACAATGAAAATGATGGCCGAACTGGGATTGTTCGGTATGTTTGTTTCTCCGGGATACGGCGGACAGGGTATTGATTATATTTCATATATAATCGCATGTGAAGAGTTGGCCAGGGTGGATGCTTCCCATGCAGCTACGGTTGTTGCCGGAAACTCCCTGGGCATCGGCCCGCTCTATTATTTTGCCAATGATGAACAGAAAAAAAAGTACCTGCCCAAACTTTGCAGTGGAGAAGCTCTCTGGGGTTTCGGTTTAACCGAACCCAACGCCGGATCTGATGCAGGGAATACCGAAACAACGGCTGTCCTGGATGGAAATGAATGGGTAATAAATGGAAACAAGATTTTCATTACCAATGCCGGAACGGATATTACCTTGGGTTCTACGATATTATGCCGCACCGGGACCCGTGATGATGGCAAGCCCGAGCTTTCCTGCATAATTGTCGAGAACGGCACACCAGGATTTACTACAAAGATTATGCATGGAAAGATGATGTGGCGCTCTTCCAATACTAATGAATTATATTTTGATGACTGCCGGGTTCCCAAAGATAATCTGGTCGGACCCATCGGCAACGGGTTTCACCAGATGATGCAGACTCTGGACGGCGGCCGTTTATCAATCGGCGCAATGGGCCTGGGCGGCGCCCAGGGATGCTTTGACATGGCCCTTAAATACAGTAATAAAAGAAAACAGTTCGGCAAGCCGATATCCAAATTCCAGGTCAACTCATTTAAACTGGCCGATATGGCAATGGAGATTGAATGCGCCCGTCTCCTTCTTTACAAAGCCTGCTGGCTGAGACAAAACAATGAGCCATTTTCCAAAATAGCGGCAATGGCCAAGCTATACTCTTCCGAGGTCATGAGCCGATGCGCGGATCATGCTGTTCAGTTGTTCGGCGGTTATGGGTTGATGAAGGAATATGACATAGAGAGATTCTATAGAGACCAGAAACTTCTCGAAATCGGCGAAGGCACGTCGGAGGTGCAGCGTATTGTTATCTCCAGATTGATAGGCGCAGCCTGA